In Methylobacterium aquaticum, the following are encoded in one genomic region:
- a CDS encoding DUF1244 domain-containing protein yields MDGIDEKTRTELEAAVFRRLVSHLQGRTDVQNIDLMNLAGFCRNCLSNWLKDAADTRGLPLTKDQSREHVYGMPYDEWKARHQNEATPEQAAAFAARAETH; encoded by the coding sequence ATGGACGGCATCGACGAGAAAACCCGCACCGAGCTCGAGGCCGCGGTCTTCCGCCGCCTGGTGTCGCACCTCCAGGGGCGCACCGACGTGCAGAACATCGACCTGATGAACCTCGCCGGGTTCTGCCGGAACTGCCTGTCGAACTGGCTCAAGGACGCGGCGGATACCCGCGGTCTCCCGCTCACCAAGGACCAGAGCCGCGAGCACGTCTACGGCATGCCCTACGACGAGTGGAAGGCGCGCCACCAGAACGAGGCGACCCCCGAGCAGGCGGCGGCCTTCGCGGCGCGGGCGGAGACGCATTGA
- a CDS encoding DUF2312 domain-containing protein, with product MPDADVASSGVAAEELKQFIERIERLEEEKAGLQGDIKDVMLELKGRGFDVKAVRTILRLRKKDHSERQEEEAILELYMQALGMA from the coding sequence ATGCCGGACGCCGACGTCGCCTCGTCGGGCGTCGCCGCCGAGGAGCTCAAGCAGTTCATCGAGCGCATCGAGCGCCTGGAGGAGGAGAAGGCCGGCCTCCAGGGCGACATCAAGGACGTGATGCTCGAGCTCAAGGGCCGCGGCTTCGACGTGAAGGCGGTCCGTACCATCCTGCGCCTGCGCAAGAAGGACCATTCCGAGCGCCAGGAGGAAGAGGCGATCCTGGAGCTGTACATGCAGGCGCTGGGCATGGCGTAG
- a CDS encoding DUF3095 domain-containing protein: METPTQAEPGGFRYADLTPATDFLTILDDALYRAVPEGWWVAVTDVVDSSGAIAAGRYRAVNFVGAAVIAALRNALGRREMQQDLAFVFGGDGASVLVAPGEDAAAREALAATVTWARDAMGLSLRAALVPVAAIRAAGHAVEVARYAPSPDVAYAMFMGGGLAFAERALKQGLYAVAPAQAGTQPDLTGLTCRFEPARARHGLILSILVVAAEGADRDAARAAIADVVRLAAEAPSRGHPLPPGGPALHWPPPGFSHEVRARGPLWGSLLLRRLHLLGATVVAHLIFRFGLRVGGFSAPRYLDELVANADFRKYDDGLRMTLDCGPDLAARIEARLEAAEAAGLVRFGLHRQAAALTTCITPVAALRDHVHFVDGEDGGYARAAQALKAKEAARRADGQPGSATRAAGADPGTESARRPV, encoded by the coding sequence ATGGAGACACCGACGCAAGCGGAGCCCGGAGGCTTTCGCTACGCCGACCTCACCCCGGCGACCGACTTCCTCACCATCCTCGACGACGCGCTCTACCGCGCCGTCCCGGAGGGCTGGTGGGTGGCGGTCACCGACGTGGTCGATTCGAGCGGCGCCATCGCGGCGGGGCGCTACCGGGCGGTGAACTTCGTCGGGGCGGCGGTGATCGCGGCCCTGCGCAACGCCCTCGGGCGGCGCGAGATGCAGCAGGACCTTGCCTTCGTGTTCGGGGGCGACGGGGCGAGCGTGCTGGTCGCGCCCGGCGAGGACGCGGCGGCGCGAGAGGCGCTCGCCGCGACCGTGACCTGGGCCCGCGACGCGATGGGGCTGTCCCTGCGCGCCGCCCTGGTGCCGGTGGCGGCGATCCGCGCGGCCGGCCACGCGGTCGAGGTGGCGCGCTACGCGCCGTCGCCGGATGTCGCCTACGCCATGTTCATGGGCGGAGGCCTCGCCTTCGCCGAGCGTGCCCTCAAGCAGGGTCTCTACGCGGTCGCGCCGGCGCAAGCGGGCACGCAGCCGGACCTCACCGGGCTGACCTGCCGGTTCGAGCCGGCGCGGGCCCGCCACGGCCTGATCCTGTCGATCCTGGTGGTGGCCGCCGAGGGTGCCGACCGGGACGCCGCCCGGGCGGCGATCGCCGACGTGGTGCGGCTGGCCGCCGAGGCGCCGTCCCGCGGCCATCCCCTGCCGCCGGGCGGGCCCGCCTTGCACTGGCCGCCGCCGGGATTCTCCCACGAGGTGCGGGCCCGCGGCCCCCTGTGGGGCTCCCTGCTGCTGCGGCGCCTCCACCTTCTCGGCGCGACGGTCGTCGCCCACCTGATCTTCCGCTTCGGCCTGCGCGTCGGCGGGTTCTCCGCGCCGCGCTACCTCGACGAACTGGTGGCGAACGCCGATTTCCGGAAATACGACGACGGCCTGCGCATGACCCTCGATTGCGGGCCCGACCTCGCGGCGCGGATCGAGGCGCGGCTGGAGGCCGCCGAGGCGGCGGGGCTGGTGCGGTTCGGCCTGCACCGCCAGGCCGCGGCGCTCACCACCTGCATCACCCCGGTCGCGGCGTTGCGCGACCACGTCCACTTCGTCGACGGCGAGGATGGCGGCTACGCGCGGGCGGCGCAGGCGCTGAAGGCGAAGGAGGCCGCGCGCCGCGCGGATGGGCAGCCAGGGTCCGCAACCCGCGCGGCTGGCGCGGATCCGGGCACCGAATCGGCCCGGAGGCCGGTTTGA
- a CDS encoding YncE family protein → MPPAIDRRTCLTGLAALALTQGSARAQAGPTRTGEAGRSDTLLVMEKGDRALGFYELATGRRTGRVELPGEYPHEFVVDRAGARAYVAQYGAKSSTTPGPGGDAVYVVDLAARSLARTIDCAPFRRLHGIRLDAGDRLFVLSEDRDVLLGFDAPARAERPDRAVATGGIKGHLFSLSRDGETAYVVSILSNTVSRVRPFAPAEGPRIVATGLGPEGSALSPDEATLYVANRRSATLTALATEAMTITRTVTTRGDVVRVDCGTEGDLILANYAEKSLSLLDPALKEMAVVPLGAAPVALARHPSSPLAFAALEDDRIAVVGLDGRRVQGTLATGREPDVMVVLPG, encoded by the coding sequence ATGCCCCCCGCCATCGACCGCCGCACCTGCCTGACCGGCCTCGCCGCCCTCGCCCTGACGCAGGGCTCCGCCCGGGCCCAGGCCGGCCCGACCCGGACCGGCGAAGCCGGCCGCTCCGACACCCTCCTGGTGATGGAGAAGGGCGACCGCGCCCTGGGCTTCTACGAGCTCGCCACCGGCCGGCGCACGGGCCGGGTCGAGTTGCCGGGGGAATACCCGCACGAATTCGTCGTCGATCGGGCCGGGGCCCGCGCCTACGTCGCCCAATACGGCGCCAAGTCCTCGACCACGCCGGGCCCGGGGGGAGACGCCGTCTACGTCGTCGATCTCGCCGCGCGGAGCCTCGCCCGCACGATCGATTGCGCGCCGTTCCGGCGCCTGCACGGCATCCGGCTCGATGCCGGGGACCGCCTGTTCGTGCTGAGCGAGGATCGCGACGTGCTCCTCGGCTTCGACGCGCCGGCGCGGGCCGAGCGCCCGGACCGGGCGGTGGCGACCGGCGGCATCAAGGGCCACCTCTTCTCCCTGTCGCGGGACGGCGAGACGGCCTACGTCGTCAGCATCCTGTCGAACACCGTGAGCCGGGTCAGGCCCTTCGCGCCGGCGGAGGGCCCGCGCATCGTCGCGACCGGGCTGGGGCCGGAGGGCAGCGCGCTCTCCCCCGACGAGGCGACGCTCTACGTCGCCAACCGCCGCAGCGCGACCCTGACCGCGCTCGCCACCGAGGCGATGACCATCACCCGCACGGTGACGACGCGGGGGGACGTGGTGCGGGTCGATTGCGGGACGGAGGGCGACCTGATCCTGGCGAACTACGCCGAGAAGAGCCTGTCGCTCCTCGATCCTGCGCTGAAGGAGATGGCGGTGGTGCCGCTCGGGGCCGCGCCGGTGGCGCTCGCCCGCCATCCGTCGAGCCCGCTGGCCTTCGCGGCCCTGGAGGACGACCGGATCGCGGTCGTCGGTCTCGACGGGCGGCGCGTCCAGGGCACCCTGGCCACCGGGCGCGAGCCGGACGTGATGGTGGTGCTGCCGGGATGA